The following coding sequences are from one Saccopteryx bilineata isolate mSacBil1 chromosome 3, mSacBil1_pri_phased_curated, whole genome shotgun sequence window:
- the JRK gene encoding jerky protein homolog yields the protein MASKQAAGRGPGEKRKRVVLTLKEKMDVCVRLEKGESRKALMQEYNVGMSTLYDIKAHKAQLLRFFASSDSNKALERRRTLHTPKLEHLDRVLYEWFLGKRAEGVPVSGPMLIEKAKDFYEQMRLTEPCVFSGGWLWRFKARHGIKKLDASGEKQVADHQAAEQFCGFFQSLTVEHGLTPEQVYNADETGLFWQCMPSPTPEGGPAPSGRQSRDRLSVLMCANATGSHKIKPLVIGKWSGPRASRGIQHLPAAYRAHGSAWADRAVFSDWFHHIFAPSVREHFRALGLPADSKAILLLDSSRAHPQGSELVSENIFTIFLPASVTPLVQPMDQGIRRDFMRNFISPPGTLPGFRPRYNVNDAICSVACAWNAVRGAVFSRAWRKLWPAAALAEDSSSEEESEPLRARPHDQTFAHVLEVGREVKSRPSSRLHGSAAAQQAGPGQEASAGCLAEGHPEQAEKNGGAEAARASEGAAWERAAVAFDAVLHFAEGQPCFTAQELGQLRALRSVFMRQWQGRRPSLRAVVKLEAPQERAGGGATLADSPPTVGED from the coding sequence ATGGCCTCCAAGCAGGCGGCTGGGCGGGGGCCCGGGGAGAAGCGCAAGAGGGTGGTGCTGACCCTGAAGGAGAAGATGGACGTCTGCGTGCGTCTGGAGAAGGGCGAGAGCAGGAAGGCGCTGATGCAGGAATACAACGTGGGCATGTCCACGCTCTACGACATCAAGGCCCACAAGGCCCAGCTGCTGCGCTTCTTCGCCAGCTCGGACTCCAACAAGGCCCTGGAGCGCCGGCGCACGCTGCACACGCCCAAGCTGGAGCACCTGGACCGCGTCCTGTACGAGTGGTTCCTGGGCAAGCGCGCCGAGGGCGTGCCCGTCTCGGGCCCCATGCTCATCGAGAAGGCCAAGGACTTCTACGAGCAGATGCGGCTGACCGAGCCCTGCGTGTTTTCCGGCGGGTGGCTGTGGCGTTTTAAGGCCAGACACGGCATTAAGAAGCTGGACGCGTCCGGTGAAAAGCAGGTGGCTGACCACCAAGCGGCCGAGCAGTTCTGTGGGTTCTTCCAGAGCTTGACCGTGGAGCACGGGCTGACGCCGGAGCAGGTGTACAACGCCGACGAGACCGGCCTCTTCTGGCAGTGCATGCCGAGCCCCACCCCTGAGGGCGGGCCGGCGCCCTCCGGGAGACAGAGCAGGGACAGGCTGTCCGTCCTCATGTGTGCCAACGCCACAGGCTCCCACAAGATCAAGCCCTTGGTGATTGGGAAGTGGAGCGGCCCCCGGGCTTCCAGAGGCATCCAGCACTTGCCTGCGGCCTACCGGGCCCACGGGAGCGCCTGGGCCGACCGGGCCGTGTTTTCAGACTGGTTCCATCACATCTTTGCCCCCTCGGTCAGGGAGCACTTCCGAGCGCTGGGGCTGCCCGCAGACAGCAAAGCCATCCTCCTGCTGGACAGCTCCCGGGCGCACCCGCAGGGGTCCGAGCTGGTCTCAGAGAACATTTTCACCATCTTCCTGCCCGCCAGCGTCACCCCCTTGGTTCAGCCCATGGACCAGGGCATCCGGCGGGATTTCATGAGGAATTTTATCAGCCCCCCCGGCACGCTGCCGGGCTTCCGCCCGCGCTACAACGTCAACGACGCCATCTGCAGCGTGGCCTGCGCGTGGAACGCCGTGCGCGGCGCTGTCTTCAGCCGGGCCTGGAGGAAGCTGTGGCCGGCGGCCGCACTGGCGGAGGACTCGTCCTCCGAGGAGGAGTCCGAGCCCCTCAGAGCCAGGCCCCATGACCAGACCTTCGCGCATGTCCTGGAGGTCGGGAGGGAGGTCAAGTCCCGCCCGAGCAGCAGGCTCCACGGGAGCGCGGCCGCCCAGCAGGCCGGGCCGGGGCAGGAGGCCAGTGCGGGGTGCCTGGCCGAGGGTCACCCGGAGCAGGCCGAGAAGAATGGTGGGGCCGAGGCCGCCAGAGCGAGCGAGGGGGCGGCCTGGGAGCGGGCGGCTGTGGCCTTCGACGCCGTGCTCCACTTTGCCGAGGGGCAGCCTTGCTTCACGGCGCAGGAGCTGGGGCAGCTGCGGGCCCTGCGCTCCGTGTTCATGCGGCAGTGGCAGGGGCGGCGGCCGTCCCTCAGGGCTGTGGTCAAGCTCGAAGCCCCCCAGGAGCGTGCGGGGGGCGGCGCCACCTTGGCTGACTCCCCGCCCACGGTGGGTGAGGACTGA
- the LOC136328445 gene encoding uncharacterized protein, with amino-acid sequence MASVPFRKDLPLLPCEDPANSLWSEPARGLTSSTLTLDCSLQDREKQTSVGSALSPVVCYSARAAGTRGGDCEGGGGDRGDGGYRGGDRGDGGDRGDGGYRGGDRGDGGYRGGDRGDGGYRGGDWGHGVKGRGCDQDYERDTWIPGQSLNRGQQLSFCASCWDVKGWDPPLLVPTGAAWSPVQALPPVPPGSYSARQRRHQDPVVVFRIIRRLPGPGTTSAIRLWPQWAPTGGLGGLGREGDALVRRTASRDRGPLVCPATKAGPGLSASGVGTLPGYTISVLGSLASSLRLPGPPGPAETLSCGISGPRAPRHRSPTVRHT; translated from the coding sequence ATGGCATCAGTGCCCTTTAGAAAAGACCTCCCCCTTCTTCCATGTGAGGACCCAGCGAACAGCCTGTGGTCTGAACCGGCACGGGGGCTCACCAGCAGCACCCTGACCTTGGACTGCAGCCTCCAGGACCGAGAGAAACAAACATCTGTCGGGTCAGCCCTGAGCCCCGTGGTTTGTTACAGTGCCAGAGCTGCTGGGACGAGGGGGGGGGATTGTGAGGGTGGCGGTGGTGACAGGGGTGATGGTGGTTATAGAGGTGGTGACAGGGGTGATGGTGGTGACAGGGGTGATGGTGGTTATAGAGGTGGTGACAGGGGTGATGGTGGTTATAGAGGTGGTGACAGGGGTGATGGTGGTTATAGAGGTGGTGACTGGGGCCATGGGGTTAAGGGAAGGGGTTGTGATCAGGATTACGAACGGGACACTTGGATTCCAGGTCAGAGCCTGAACCGTGGGCAGCAGCTCTCATTCTGCGCCTCCTGCTGGGATGTGAAGGGTTGGGACCCTCCGCTCCTCGTCCCGACGGGAGCTGCATGGAGCCCTGTCCAGGCTCTGCCTCCTGTACCCCCTGGCTCATATTCAGCTCGCCAGCGGAGGCACCAGGATCCTGTTGTCGTATTTAGAATAATACGGCGTCTGCCGGGCCCAGGGACCACCTCAGCCATCCGTCTCTGGCCTCAGTGGGCTCCCACTGGTGGCCTGGGCGggctgggaagggagggggatgCCCTCGTCAGGAGGACAGCGTCCAGGGACAGAGGTCCCCTTGTCTGCCCAGCTACCAAAGCAGGTCCAGgtctctctgcctcaggcgtggGGACTCTTCCGGGCTACACAATCAGTGTCTTGGGGAGTCTGGCCTCCTCCCTGAGGCTCCCGGGACCCCCCGGCCCTGCCGAGACCCTCTCATGTGGCATCTCAGGTCCGAGGGCGCCAAGACACCGAAGTCCCACTGTGCGGCACACATGA
- the ARC gene encoding activity-regulated cytoskeleton-associated protein yields MGLMRTQESRIQHQHSASPPSTSQAWRSCSRTASLSCCRRTGPSGTEFPPLRRTHRHRRARITAPPGPADLPAPGGLCSPLRPSSPSPATTCAQMELDQRTGGGLHAYPGPRGGPVAKPNVILQIGKCRAEMLEHVRRTHRHLLTEVSKQVERELKGLHRSVGKLESNLDGYVPTSDSQRWKKSIKACLCRCQETIANLERWVKREMHVWREVFYRLERWADRLESMGGKYPVGSESARHTVSVGVGGPESCYQEADGYDYTVSPYAIPPPPAAGELPGQELEDAQEYPPWGPGEDGQPNPGVDTQIFEDPHEFLSHLEEYLRQVGGTEEYWLSQIQNHMNGPAKKWWEFKQGSVKNWVEFKKEFLQYSEGTLSREALQRELDLPQKQGEPLDQFLWRKRDLYQTLYVDAEEEEIIQYVVGTLQPKFKRFLRHPLPKTLEQLIQRGMQVQDGLEQVTEPAGPHLPAEAEDEAETEALTPALTNESVASDRTQPE; encoded by the exons ATGGGGCTCATGAGGACCCAGGAGAGCAGAATCCAGCACCAGCACAGCGCCTCCCCGCCTTCCACCTCcca AGCTTGGCGTAGCTGCTCCCGCACCGCCTCCCTGAGCTGCTGCCGCCGCACCGGACCCAGTGGGACCGAGTTTCCGCCGCTCCGCCGGACCCATCGCCACCGGCGCGCCCGCATCACCGCACCGCCGGGCCCCGCAGACCTGCCGGCACCAGGAGGACTTTGCAGCCCTCTTCGTCCCTCCAGTCCGAGCCCCGCGACCACCTGCGCGCAAATGGAGCTGGACCAGAGAACCGGCGGCGGCCTCCACGCCTATCCTGGGCCGCGAGGCGGGCCGGTCGCCAAGCCCAACGTGATCCTGCAGATCGGTAAGTGCCGCGCCGAGATGCTGGAGCACGTGCGGAGGACCCACCGGCACCTGCTGACCGAGGTGTCCAAGCAGGTGGAGCGCGAGCTGAAGGGGCTGCACAGGTCGGTGGGCAAGCTGGAGAGCAACCTGGACGGCTATGTGCCCACCAGCGACTCCCAGCGCTGGAAGAAGTCCATCAAGGCCTGTTTGTGCCGCTGCCAGGAGACCATCGCCAACCTGGAGCGCTGGGTCAAGCGCGAGATGCACGTGTGGCGGGAGGTCTTCTACCGGCTGGAGAGGTGGGCGGATCGGCTCGAGTCCATGGGTGGCAAGTACCCGGTGGGCAGTGAGTCAGCCCGCCACACCGTCTCCGTGGGAGTCGGGGGTCCCGAGAGCTGCTATCAGGAGGCCGATGGCTACGACTACACAGTCAGCCCCTAcgccatccccccacccccggctgcCGGGGAGCTACCGGGGCAGGAGCTGGAGGACGCCCAGGAGTACCCACCCTGGGGGCCGGGGGAGGACGGGCAGCCGAACCCCGGTGTGGACACTCAGATCTTTGAGGACCCGCATGAGTTCCTCAGCCACCTGGAGGAGTACTTGCGACAGGTGGGCGGCACCGAGGAGTACTGGCTGTCCCAGATCCAGAACCACATGAACGGGCCGGCCAAGAAGTGGTGGGAGTTCAAGCAGGGCTCGGTGAAGAACTGGGTGGAGTTCAAGAAGGAGTTCCTGCAGTACAGCGAGGGCACCTTGTCCCGCGAGGCCCTGCAGCGCGAGCTGGACCTGCCGCAGAAGCAGGGCGAGCCGCTGGACCAGTTCCTCTGGCGCAAGCGGGACCTGTACCAGACGCTCTACGTGGACGCCGAGGAGGAGGAGATCATCCAGTACGTGGTGGGCACCCTGCAGCCCAAGTTCAAGCGCTTCCTGCGTCACCCGCTGCCCAAGACCCTGGAGCAGCTCATCCAGAGGGGCATGCAGGTGCAGGACGGCCTGGAGCAGGTCACCGAGCCGGCCGGCCCCCACCTCCCGGCCGAGGCCGAGGACGAGGCCGAGACGGAGGCCCTCACGCCGGCCCTCACCAACGAGTCTGTGGCCAGCGACCGGACCCAGCCTGAGTAG